The Marinilongibacter aquaticus genome has a window encoding:
- a CDS encoding Gfo/Idh/MocA family protein, whose amino-acid sequence MSKSVNIAIVGLGFGAEFIPIYKRHPQANMYAICQRNEEKLNAVGDAFGVDVRYSDYDELLKDPNIDAVHINTPIPNHAEQTLKALRAGKHVACTVPMATSVEDCQKIVDLCKETGLKYMMMETVVYAREFLYVKELYEKGELGKVQFLKASHQQDMDGWPDYWPGLPPMHYATHCVGPVTGLLKLEAEYVSCFGSGTIREELAQIHNSPFAIESAHIKFKNSDLSAIVYRSLFDVARQYRESFEVYGSKKSFEWTLIEDEEHVLHTAKKPEPEIPEKVTVPDYAHLLPEEIQDFTTQGVYDLDSNEHLSFTQGAGHGGSHPHLVHEFVSALVEDREPFPNASQSANWTSVGILAHESAMKGGEIIYLPEF is encoded by the coding sequence ATGTCAAAATCCGTCAATATTGCGATAGTCGGTTTAGGTTTCGGAGCCGAGTTTATACCCATTTATAAGCGGCACCCCCAGGCCAATATGTATGCCATTTGCCAACGAAACGAGGAGAAGTTGAATGCCGTGGGCGATGCATTTGGCGTGGATGTACGGTACAGCGATTACGATGAGCTTTTGAAAGACCCGAATATCGATGCGGTGCACATCAATACGCCCATTCCGAATCATGCCGAGCAAACTTTGAAGGCACTTCGGGCAGGCAAGCATGTGGCCTGTACGGTACCGATGGCCACTTCGGTGGAAGATTGCCAGAAAATTGTAGACCTGTGCAAAGAAACGGGTTTGAAATACATGATGATGGAAACCGTGGTGTATGCCCGCGAATTTTTGTACGTGAAAGAATTGTATGAAAAGGGAGAATTGGGCAAGGTGCAGTTTCTGAAAGCTTCGCATCAGCAAGACATGGACGGATGGCCAGATTATTGGCCAGGATTGCCGCCGATGCACTATGCCACGCACTGCGTAGGGCCTGTAACGGGTCTTTTGAAGCTGGAAGCGGAATATGTGTCTTGTTTTGGCTCGGGAACCATTCGTGAAGAATTGGCCCAAATACACAATTCGCCCTTTGCTATTGAATCCGCACATATCAAATTTAAAAACAGTGATTTGAGTGCGATTGTTTACCGCTCACTCTTTGATGTGGCCCGGCAATACCGCGAAAGTTTTGAAGTGTACGGAAGCAAAAAGTCTTTCGAGTGGACATTGATCGAAGACGAAGAACATGTGTTGCATACCGCCAAAAAGCCCGAGCCGGAAATTCCAGAGAAAGTGACCGTGCCGGATTATGCTCATCTCTTACCCGAAGAAATTCAAGATTTTACCACCCAAGGCGTATATGATCTTGACAGCAACGAGCACCTAAGCTTTACGCAAGGTGCTGGACATGGCGGATCGCACCCACACCTTGTGCATGAGTTTGTTTCGGCTTTGGTAGAAGACCGCGAACCGTTTCCGAATGCATCGCAGTCGGCAAACTGGACTTCCGTTGGCATATTGGCTCATGAATCGGCCATGAAGGGAGGAGAAATTATTTACTTGCCCGAATTCTGA
- a CDS encoding sugar phosphate isomerase/epimerase family protein — MNNKIGMNLLLWGAEMDTSLFPILEQIKGIGYDAVEVPIFDTDPDKWQAWRTVLDDLGLDRVAVTINGPGESLISADPKERKETIARNKRALDCGKVLGSSFLTGPFHSALGVFSGVAPSAQELEWAREGLWELSEHAQKLGIVLGLEYLNRFESYLATSTDELMSLADTVNHPACQLMFDTFHANIEEKSMGEALGRMKERLVHVQLSENDRGILGAGHNRIKEVLIALDQIGYEGMLSIEAFSTKLSAANIWRKMFDSETQLIQESYTYLKGLLAEMKEGVSLEGMNKI, encoded by the coding sequence ATGAACAATAAAATTGGCATGAATCTTTTGCTGTGGGGAGCAGAGATGGATACTTCTCTGTTTCCCATTTTGGAGCAAATCAAAGGCATTGGATACGATGCTGTAGAGGTGCCAATCTTCGACACCGATCCCGACAAGTGGCAGGCATGGCGAACCGTGCTCGATGACTTGGGTCTGGATCGCGTGGCGGTAACAATCAATGGGCCAGGAGAGAGCCTGATCAGTGCCGATCCCAAGGAAAGAAAGGAGACAATTGCCCGAAACAAGAGGGCTTTAGACTGCGGCAAAGTGCTTGGTTCATCCTTTCTCACAGGGCCGTTTCACTCGGCTTTGGGTGTGTTTTCGGGCGTGGCTCCTTCTGCCCAAGAACTTGAATGGGCCCGTGAAGGGCTTTGGGAGTTGTCGGAACATGCCCAGAAATTGGGCATTGTACTGGGCTTGGAGTACCTCAATAGGTTTGAGAGCTACTTGGCGACCAGTACCGACGAATTAATGTCTTTGGCCGATACAGTGAATCATCCGGCTTGTCAACTGATGTTCGATACTTTTCATGCGAATATCGAAGAGAAGAGCATGGGCGAAGCTCTGGGGAGGATGAAGGAGCGTTTGGTGCATGTACAGCTTTCGGAAAACGATAGGGGCATTTTGGGTGCGGGGCATAACCGCATCAAAGAAGTGTTGATTGCCTTGGATCAAATCGGTTACGAGGGGATGTTGAGTATCGAAGCCTTCAGCACAAAACTGAGTGCGGCCAATATCTGGCGAAAAATGTTTGATTCTGAAACACAGTTGATCCAAGAAAGTTATACCTATCTCAAGGGGCTTTTGGCCGAAATGAAGGAAGGAGTGTCTTTGGAGGGAATGAATAAAATTTAA